The Syntrophorhabdales bacterium genomic sequence TTAAGGAAGGTATCTGGAAAAGAAAACTTGTGCCGGTAATGTGCGGATCGGCTGCGAAAAACATGGGCATTCAGTTCTTGCTCGATAACATCGCCAGATACTTTCCGCACCCGCTGGTCAAAGGCGAGGTTGAGGGCAAGGATCTCAAGGGGCAGCCGGCAAAACGGAAGATGACCGCCACAGCGCCCTTCAGTGCCTTCGTATTCAAAACGATCACGGATCCCTTTGCTGGTAAGCTGACACTCTTTAAGGTCTATTCGGGAGAGATCCACCCGGACAGCACCGTGCTCGATTCAATAAAAGATGAGAAGGAACGGATCGGCCAAATATTCTATCTGGTAGGCAAGAAGCAGAAGCCGGCAGGATTTGTATCGGTGGGTGATATAGCAGCGGTAGCAAAGCTGAAAGAGGCGGGCACAGGCGATACACTCTGTGATGAAAAGAGTCCGATAGTTTACCCGCAGGTGAGCCTGCCCTTGCCCGTGATTTCCTTTTCCCTCCATCCAAAGACAAAGGGTGACGAGGACAAGCTCAATACGTCACTCGCCAGGTTGATGGAGGAAGACCTGACGATTCGTTACTCAAGAGATGACCAGACGCGAGAATTTATCTTGTCGGGTATGGGACAGATCCATCTGGAAGTCGTCGCAGCAAAGATGAAGCGCAAGTTTGGCGTTGATGTTGACCTGAGAGAGCCAAAAGTACCTTATAAGGAGACAATAAAAGGCCGCACCAAGGTACAGGGTAAGTACAAGCGTCAGTCGGGCGGACGGGGTCAATACGGCGATACGTGGCTTGAGCTGGAACCTTTGCCCAGAGGGACAGGATTTGAATTCGCCGATAAGATAGTCGGAGGCGTGATACCCAAGAACTATATACCGTCTGTCGAGAAGGGCGTTGTCGAGGCGATGGAGCATGGTGTGCTGGCGGGATTCCCCGTCACCGATTTCAGGGTGACCCTCTATGACGGGTCGTATCACGAAGTTGACTCATCAGATATGGCATTTAAGATCGCGGCATCAATGGGCTTCAAGAAGGGGATGGAGCAAGTTAGCCCTGTTCTTCTTGAACCGATCATGAAGATGGAAATCATTATTCCTGAAGAGAATGTTGGTGACATCATGGGCGATCTCAACTCGCGCCGCGGAAGGATCGTTGGTGTCGAGGCCAAAGGACGAAATCAAGTGGTAAAAGCCACTGCGCCCATGGCGGAAATACTCAGGTACGCCCCTGACCTGCGTTCTATGACGGGCGGGAGAGGTACCTTCGCGGTCGAGTTTGCTCACTACGAAGAAGTGCCGGCTCACATTGCCCAGAAGGTCATAGAACTCGCGAATAAGGAAAAAGCAGAGAGCGAGAAATAACAAAGAGTCCAAGGCCCAGGCTCAAGAACCCGTTACGGGTTGCGAGTTACGAGTTGGAAACACGAACGGTGTTTCGCTTTGATCCGAACTCGGAACTCGTAGCCCGGAACGTTTTTTAAAAGATTGTCACTATTCACTCATCACCACCCACTGAGGTTCCTGCCGTGCGTGCTGTCGTCCAGAGAGTGAGTGAGGCCGATGTCCGGATTCAGGATGAAAGCGTGGGCAGCATCGGCCCCGGTCTCCTCGTCTTTGTCGGTATCGGAAAGCATGACACCACCCGCGATATCGACTGGATGGTGGAGAAGATCGTAAACCTCCGTATTTTTGAGACTCAGGAAGGCAAAATGGATGAGTCGCTTCTCGACACCGGAGGAGCCCTTCTCCTCGTTTCGCAGTTCACCTTGTACGGGGACTGCCGCAAAGGAAGACGCCCGTCCTTTTCAGACGCCATGGATGCCAATGGCGCAAAGTCCTTCTTCGAGCTTTTTGTAGAGAAAGCCAAAGAAAAAGTGGCCAACGTGCAGACAGGGGTATTTCAAGCCATGATGCAAATCAAGCTCACAAACGAAGGCCCTGTCACCATTCTCCTCGATTCGAGTTCCAACCTACCTCGTCTCCACGTGAACAGTTCTGCTGACAACGCGCTGTGATTCAAGCCTGACTATCGAATATCTAAGTCCTAAACAAGCTCAAACATCGAATGTTCCAAACCGAACGCGCCGATCCAGCCCCGTTTTGGATTTTGGTGATTCGACATCGTTTAGGATTTGGGAGATCAGGATTTAGAATTTTTCCTTCCGGGCTTTGCCCAGGAATCTATTTTGATGTTCGGCGTGTCGTGGTATATACTTTGCTTGTGTACAGCTCGAAGTGATCATGAGCCAGCCCGAGAAGCAATCCAAAGAGAAGAAACCGCCGAATATAGACATCTACAAATCATGGTGCAAGTCGTGCGGCATCTGTGTCGCTTTTTGCCCGACAGGGACGCTCGCAAAAGACGAAACGGGCGCGCCTTACGTGAAAGAACCGGAAAAGTGCGCCAAGTGCGGTCTCTGTGAATTGCGCTGCCCTGATTTTGCAATTACAGTCCACGAGAAAAAAGAAAGGCAGACAAAAGGACAGTGAAGAAGCGAAGTCTGAACGAGGTGCTGCTACAGGGCAATGAAGCTGTGGTCGAAGGCGCGTTGCGGGCAGGATGCCGGTTCTTTGCAGGCTACCCTATAACGCCTGCGACAGAGATCGCCGAGGTTATGTCAGTGCGGCTGCCCCAGTTGGACGGAACCTTCATCCAGATGGAAGATGAGATAGCAAGTCTCGGTGCAGTTATAGGCGCGTCGCTCGCAGGCACGAAATCAATGACGGCTACGTCAGGGCCGGGATTTTCGCTTATGCAGGAGAATCTCGGTTTTGCCTGCATCGCCGAGGTGCCGTGTGTTCTTGTTAATGTGATGCGGGGAGGTCCCAGCACCGGGCTTCCTACGTTTCCGGCTCAGGGAGACGTGATGCAGGCGCGTTGGGGCACGCATGGTGATCACCCCATGATCGTTCTTTCTGCTTCGACGGTCAAGGAATGTTTTGACCTCACGATAAGGGCGTTCAACCTGTCTGAGAAATTCCGCAATCCCGTGGTGCTTCTGCTTGATGAGGTGGTGGCCCACATGCGCGAAAAAGTAGTGCTGCCGGATGAAGGACAGGTGGAGATATTCAACCGTGTAAAACCAAAGGTGCCTCCTGAATGGTATATTCCGTATGAGGACACCGCAGGCGGCGTGCCGGCCATGGCAAACTTCGGCGAGGGATACAGGTATCACGTGACAGGTCTGACACACGATGTCCGTGGCTTTCCCACGAGCAGACCGGACGAGATAGGCCTGTTCAACGCGCGTCTTTTCCGTAAAATCAGCCAGCGTTTTTCCGAAATTCAGATGGGTGAAGTGGATCAGGTTGAGGATTCGGATATTACCGTCATCGCGTACGGCTGTGTCGCACGTTCTGCGAAGAGGGCTGTGCGGGAAGCGCGGGAGCGGGGAATCAAGGCGGGTTTTGTCAAGCTGATCACCATATGGCCCTTCACGAGGAGCCTCGTGGAACCTGTCCTCAAGACGTCTAAGAACGTGCTGGTGCCTGAGATGAACATGGGCCAGATCTCCCGTGAAGTGAAACGGGTCAATCAGGGCTATACGCGGGTTCTGACGCTCAACAAGATAGACGGCACAATCATCACGCCCGAAGAGATACTCGCCCGCATAATGGAGGTGGCGTGATGGTGGAGGTCACGAAGCTTATCCACAAATACCTGCGCCATGACAAAAAGTTTCCCCACGTGTGGTGCCCGGGCTGCGGCATAGGGATCATGCTGGGCGCCCTGATCCGCGCAATAGATCGGATCGGCTATGAAAAGGACGAGGTAGTGCTTGTCTCAGGCATCGGTTGCTCCGGGAGATTACCCGTGTACGTCGATTTCAATACGCTGCACACGACCCATGGGCGGGCGTTGACTTTTGCCACAGGTGTTAAACTCGCCAAGCCTGCCCTGAAAGTAATCGTGGTCATGGGCGATGGCGATGCAGTGGCTATCGGAGGGAATCATTTCATTCATGCGGCGCGGAGAAACATCGATCTCACCGCAATCATCCTGAACAACAGCGTGTACGGCATGACAGGCGGACAGTATTCGCCCACCACGCCGCATGGGATGAGGTCGACGACGACCGTGTACACCAACATTGAACACGCGTTCAAGATATCTGAACTCGCCGTGACAGCGGGCGCTGCTTTTGTGGGAAGAGGCACGGTTTACCACGCCAGACTGCTTGACGGTCTTATGGAGACAGCATTCCTGAAGCAGGGTTTCTCGGTTGTCGAAGTGATTGCCCACTGTAACACGCAGTATGGAAAACTGAATCGGCTCGGGGGACCTGTCGAAATGTTGCAGTGGCAGCGGGATCATGCAGTCACGGTGGAGGTAGCCTCAAAGCTCAGCCGCGAGGAAATGGAAGAGAAGTTTCTTATAGGCGTGCTTGCCGACAGGGATCTACCGATATACACGGAGGAATACGAACGCATCAGGGAGCGGGCAAAACTGGGACTAGGTAAGGGAACATGAGTTTTCGCTATGACATCCGGTTGAGCGGCTCCGGCGGACAAGGCCTGATCATGATGGGTATTATCCTCGCTGAGGCTATCGGTGTCTACGATGGCAAGGAAGTGGCCCAGACGCAGAGTTACGGGCCGGAAGCGCGGGGGGGCTCGAGTAAATCTGAGGTGATCGTGAGCGACGAAGAGATTGATTACCCCAAGGCGATGAAGTTGGACCTGCTCGTGGCCATGAATCAGAGAGCGCTGGATGATTACTATATCGATTTGAAAGCCGACGGTACACTCATTGTTGATTCTACGCTGGTCAAAACGATCCATGTAGCGGACGCTATCCAGATACCTTTTACGCGTATAGCGCGCGATCGCTTCAAGAAGGAAATGGTGGCAAATATAATTGCGCTTGGAGCTATCAGCGAACTGACCTCTGTCGTCTCGAAAAGGGCGATTGAGGCGGCTGTGCTGACACGTGTACCAAAAGGGACTGAGAAACTCAATAAGGACGCTCTCCGAGCCGGCATGGCTGCGGCGAGGCGAGTGAAAAAAGCCAGCATGACCGCGAACGCTCGTGCGTGGGAAAATGAAGATCTATGAGTACCAGGCCAAACAGCTCTTCCAGGCATACGGTATAACTGTCCCGAAGGGCGTATTAGCGAATTCGCCCCAGGGCGCAGTAGAGGCAGCAAGGACCATCGGCACCACCCCCCTGGTTATCAAAGCCCAACTTCATGCGGGCGGCCGCGGAAAAGCAGGCGGTATCAGAGTTGTCGACAGGCCGGAAGACGTCCAAAATATAGCGTCTCTCCTCCTCAGCAAGAAGCTCGTGACATCTCAGACTGGACCCGAGGGCAAGATGGTCAACGCGCTGCTTGTTGAAGAGACGGTCAAAGGAGACAGAGAACTTTATATAGGACTCACGATAGACCGGGATCGCGCGTGCATTGCCATCCTTGCCAGCGCCGAGGGCGGAGTGGACATAGAGCAGATGGCTCAGGAAACGCCTGAGAAGCTCCTCCGCGATTGGGTAGATCCTGGTGTGGGTTTGTGTCCCTTTCAGGTCTCGCGGCTCTCGTACGCGCTCGGGCTTAACAAGGATGGTGTGAAGCAGTTGAGCCCCATTATCACTGGCGTGTACCGTCTTCTCATCGAAAAGGACTGTTCCCACGTCGAGATTAACCCGTTGTTGTTGACGGCAGAAGGGAAGCTGGTTGCACTCGACGCTAAAATCAATTTTGATGACAATGCGCTGTACAGGCACCCTGATGTCTCCTCATTGCGAGATTCCTCTCAAGAAGAACCGCTGGAGGTTGAAGCTTCACGATACAAGCTCAACTACATAAAGCTGAACGGTAACGTGGGCTGCATGGTGAATGGCGCGGGTTTGGCCATGGCAACCATGGACCTCATCAAACTGATAGGCGCGGCGCCCGCTAATTTCCTCGACGTAGGTGGAGGAGCGTCTGCTGAAATGGTGAGGGAGGCCTTGCGCATACTGATTTCCGATCACGATGTGAAAGTTGTCTTTATCAACATCTTCGGCGGTATTTTGCGATGCGATACGCTAGCGAAGGGTGTGACAGAGGCGGCACGGGAGTTCGATATCAAGACGCCGGTTGTTGTCAGACTGGAGGGAACGAATGTGGAGATGGGGCGCACTATACTCGCTGCGTCGGGTCTCCACTTCAGGTCAGCGGGCTCCATGAAAGAAGCAGCGGAGATGCTCTCAACACTGCTTGAGGGCAGAGGATGAGGACGTTGGGATTGGGGGAGTAGAAATTCTAGTATCTAATATCGAAATCCTAAACAAATCCCAATATCAAATATCAAATGCTTCAAACGTGGAAGTCCCGGCTTTGTTTGGTTTTGAATTTTGATCATTTGATATTGTTTAGGATTTAGATAATCGATATTGGGATTTACCATGGAGTTGGCGTGAGCATACTTGTCGATGAGCATACGCGCGTCGTGGTGCAGGGTATCACCGGCGGGGAAGGGAGTTTCCATGCGCGGCAGATGCTCGACTACGGCACGAAAGTCGTTGCCGGAGTGACGCCGGGCAAGGGAGGATCGTCCATTGACAGCGTGCCTGTCTTCAACTCGGTCAACGATGCAGTCAATGCAACGGGCGCCAATACATCTGCCATCTTTGTTCCGCCTGCATTCGCAGCGGACGCAATCATGGAAGCCGCGGAGGCCCGGCTTGATTTAATTGTTTGCCTTACGGAAGGTATCCCGACGCTCGACATGATCGCGGTCCGTCATTACTT encodes the following:
- the fusA gene encoding elongation factor G, with amino-acid sequence MKKYEPDVIRNVGMFSHVGEGKTSIVEAMLFLAGENNRLGRVDDGTSLMDYEPEEMEKKATISSSLACFEWNKYKINLLDTPGDDNFISDAKLCMRVLDGAVIVVSAVSGVRVQTEKVWEYADEFGVSSCIFVNKMDRERADFERTLDDLGKTFTDKSLLVVALPIGKEEGFKGVVDLISMKAHMYKDDQSGGFDKADIPGDLADAAAKYREKLIETAVEMDDAVMERYLNGEEIKDEEIERCLKEGIWKRKLVPVMCGSAAKNMGIQFLLDNIARYFPHPLVKGEVEGKDLKGQPAKRKMTATAPFSAFVFKTITDPFAGKLTLFKVYSGEIHPDSTVLDSIKDEKERIGQIFYLVGKKQKPAGFVSVGDIAAVAKLKEAGTGDTLCDEKSPIVYPQVSLPLPVISFSLHPKTKGDEDKLNTSLARLMEEDLTIRYSRDDQTREFILSGMGQIHLEVVAAKMKRKFGVDVDLREPKVPYKETIKGRTKVQGKYKRQSGGRGQYGDTWLELEPLPRGTGFEFADKIVGGVIPKNYIPSVEKGVVEAMEHGVLAGFPVTDFRVTLYDGSYHEVDSSDMAFKIAASMGFKKGMEQVSPVLLEPIMKMEIIIPEENVGDIMGDLNSRRGRIVGVEAKGRNQVVKATAPMAEILRYAPDLRSMTGGRGTFAVEFAHYEEVPAHIAQKVIELANKEKAESEK
- the dtd gene encoding D-aminoacyl-tRNA deacylase, yielding MRAVVQRVSEADVRIQDESVGSIGPGLLVFVGIGKHDTTRDIDWMVEKIVNLRIFETQEGKMDESLLDTGGALLLVSQFTLYGDCRKGRRPSFSDAMDANGAKSFFELFVEKAKEKVANVQTGVFQAMMQIKLTNEGPVTILLDSSSNLPRLHVNSSADNAL
- a CDS encoding 4Fe-4S dicluster domain-containing protein, with protein sequence MSQPEKQSKEKKPPNIDIYKSWCKSCGICVAFCPTGTLAKDETGAPYVKEPEKCAKCGLCELRCPDFAITVHEKKERQTKGQ
- a CDS encoding 2-oxoacid:acceptor oxidoreductase subunit alpha, with translation MKKRSLNEVLLQGNEAVVEGALRAGCRFFAGYPITPATEIAEVMSVRLPQLDGTFIQMEDEIASLGAVIGASLAGTKSMTATSGPGFSLMQENLGFACIAEVPCVLVNVMRGGPSTGLPTFPAQGDVMQARWGTHGDHPMIVLSASTVKECFDLTIRAFNLSEKFRNPVVLLLDEVVAHMREKVVLPDEGQVEIFNRVKPKVPPEWYIPYEDTAGGVPAMANFGEGYRYHVTGLTHDVRGFPTSRPDEIGLFNARLFRKISQRFSEIQMGEVDQVEDSDITVIAYGCVARSAKRAVREARERGIKAGFVKLITIWPFTRSLVEPVLKTSKNVLVPEMNMGQISREVKRVNQGYTRVLTLNKIDGTIITPEEILARIMEVA
- a CDS encoding 2-oxoacid:ferredoxin oxidoreductase subunit beta, encoding MVEVTKLIHKYLRHDKKFPHVWCPGCGIGIMLGALIRAIDRIGYEKDEVVLVSGIGCSGRLPVYVDFNTLHTTHGRALTFATGVKLAKPALKVIVVMGDGDAVAIGGNHFIHAARRNIDLTAIILNNSVYGMTGGQYSPTTPHGMRSTTTVYTNIEHAFKISELAVTAGAAFVGRGTVYHARLLDGLMETAFLKQGFSVVEVIAHCNTQYGKLNRLGGPVEMLQWQRDHAVTVEVASKLSREEMEEKFLIGVLADRDLPIYTEEYERIRERAKLGLGKGT
- a CDS encoding 2-oxoacid:acceptor oxidoreductase family protein yields the protein MSFRYDIRLSGSGGQGLIMMGIILAEAIGVYDGKEVAQTQSYGPEARGGSSKSEVIVSDEEIDYPKAMKLDLLVAMNQRALDDYYIDLKADGTLIVDSTLVKTIHVADAIQIPFTRIARDRFKKEMVANIIALGAISELTSVVSKRAIEAAVLTRVPKGTEKLNKDALRAGMAAARRVKKASMTANARAWENEDL
- the sucC gene encoding ADP-forming succinate--CoA ligase subunit beta; this translates as MKIYEYQAKQLFQAYGITVPKGVLANSPQGAVEAARTIGTTPLVIKAQLHAGGRGKAGGIRVVDRPEDVQNIASLLLSKKLVTSQTGPEGKMVNALLVEETVKGDRELYIGLTIDRDRACIAILASAEGGVDIEQMAQETPEKLLRDWVDPGVGLCPFQVSRLSYALGLNKDGVKQLSPIITGVYRLLIEKDCSHVEINPLLLTAEGKLVALDAKINFDDNALYRHPDVSSLRDSSQEEPLEVEASRYKLNYIKLNGNVGCMVNGAGLAMATMDLIKLIGAAPANFLDVGGGASAEMVREALRILISDHDVKVVFINIFGGILRCDTLAKGVTEAAREFDIKTPVVVRLEGTNVEMGRTILAASGLHFRSAGSMKEAAEMLSTLLEGRG